A genomic stretch from Cydia amplana chromosome 1, ilCydAmpl1.1, whole genome shotgun sequence includes:
- the LOC134657429 gene encoding protein phosphatase methylesterase 1, which translates to MSELQKTIMKSKLPPRCPKSASGKLAPFGMARRKDYSPVPWQQYFEKYVDVETESGRFRVYLSPEPDHSSRPRLVTLHGGGYSGLSWALFTEEITNMIHCQVISMDIRGHGETQADNPDDLSADTLVKDVEQVLHKLFGEELPPIVLVGHSMGGAVAVRAALLPSLEPYVHGIAVIDVVEGTAMDALASMQSFLRGRPTHFRSIEHAVEWCVRSGQVRNVDSAKVSMPSQIVNVETNLLATNELATRTAEAPQLPAPMALARAADCIAEEPEHADADADADADYTPPPTAPPTPPTRGDGDTNMRYKWRIDLSKTERYWSGWFQGLSGRFLSVRAPRLLLLASIEGLDRELTIGQMQGKFQMQVLTRCGHAVHEDTPGEVARVIALFLLRHRVTEATEAGEALHLASTPGC; encoded by the exons ATGTCTGAACTGCAGAAAACCATAATGAAGAGTAAATTGCCGCCCCGTTGTCCAAAATCAGCAAGTGGAAA ACTGGCTCCATTTGGAATGGCCCGTCGTAAGGATTATAGCCCTGTGCCGTGGCAGCAGTACTTTGAGAAGTATGTGGACGTGGAGACGGAAAGCGGAAGGTTCAGGGTGTATTTATCACCAGAGCCGGACCACTCAAGCAGGCCTCGGTTGGTGACATTGCATGGCGGAGGGTATTCTGGCTTGAGCTGGGCGCTTTTCACA GAAGAAATAACGAACATGATCCACTGCCAAGTGATCTCCATGGACATCAGAGGGCACGGAGAAACACAGGCTGACAACCCGGACGATCTCAGCGCTGATACTTTAGTGAA GGACGTAGAACAAGTTCTACACAAGCTGTTTGGCGAAGAATTACCCCCCATAGTTCTAGTGGGGCACTCTATGGGTGGCGCTGTGGCGGTCCGAGCCGCATTACTACCGTCACTGGAGCCCTATGTCCACGGTATCGCCGTCATCGACGTTGTAGAAG GCACGGCGATGGACGCGCTGGCCAGCATGCAGAGCTTCCTGCGCGGCCGCCCCACGCACTTCCGCAGCATCGAGCACGCTGTCGAGTGGTG cGTCAGAAGTGGCCAAGTCAGAAACGTGGATTCTGCCAAGGTGTCAATGCCGAGCCAAATCGTTAA CGTCGAGACGAACCTTCTCGCGACGAACGAGCTGGCGACGCGCACGGCGGAGGCGCCGCAGTTGCCGGCGCCCATGGCGCTCGCGCGCGCCGCCGACTGCATCGCCGAGGAGCCCGAGcacgccgacgccgacgccgacgccgacgccgactacacgccgccgccgaccgCGCCGCCCACGCCGCCCACGCGCGGCGACGGGGACACCAACATGAG ATACAAATGGCGCATCGACCTGTCGAAGACGGAGCGCTACTGGTCGGGCTGGTTCCAGGGGCTCTCGGGGCGGTTCCTGTCCGTGCGCGCGCCGCGCCTTCTGCTGCTGGCCTCTATCGAGGGGCTGGACCGGGAGCTCACCATCGGACAGATGCAAG GCAAGTTCCAAATGCAAGTATTGACGCGATGCGGCCACGCGGTGCACGAGGATACTCCCGGAGAG GTGGCGCGCGTGATCGCCTTGTTCCTGCTGCGGCACCGCGTCACGGAGGCCACGGAGGCCGGCGAGGCGCTGCACCTGGCCTCCACGCCCGGCTGCTAG
- the LOC134652577 gene encoding zinc finger protein 420-like → MDFTKMCRICLESNKTTYDIYTSYYAKRNTLYCEMLSNCTKLKPTKDDGLPSLICKECSRQLKRSYAFNLKCEMSDSKLRNYLENISDIKDEEKFELKTEATEIKNEDDVDVKDEVDTVCDVINEIFESTENDLKDDIKLEVSCNEYGNGNDSGWDADDDNMLLGDLQLKKKDKDFTIEEEKPKKRRGRKKRVDLEPQLPESKLPHQCDICGKFLSTKSNLKAHKICHTDLRPYKCGDCAATFRGYSALFQHKKVHTRETPYHCEYCPKQFSRRTGLVNHIRMHTGEKLYSCDVCFKNFVQSAQLSIHMKRHKGDKTYLCQDCGKGFPIKADLKVHQRIHNGEKPYSCHLCTKTFATSGNLSIHVRIHNKEVRYRCKECNRGFVTCSAYNVHLKRHKGQRDYHCECGKTFYTSSALKQHKVVHTGEKKYQCKICDRKFSQTSHLSRHFKRDHAKPNMPLPSSDHYKLVISNDDKSFMFNVSVNASQGVKCEGS, encoded by the exons ATGGACTTTACAAAAATGTGTCGAATTTGCCTTGAATCTAACAAAACAACATACGATATTTACACCAGCTATTACGCTAAAAGAAATACCCTGTACTGTGAAATGCTGTCTAACTGCACTAAGCTTAAG CCTACCAAAGATGATGGTCTCCCCAGCTTAATCTGTAAGGAATGCAGCCGCCAATTGAAACGATCATATGCATTTAACCTGAAATGCGAGATGAGTGACAGCAAACTAAGAAACTATTTAGAAAACATAAGTGATATAAAAGATGAAGAAAAATTCGAACTAAAAACTgaggcaacagaaataaaaaATGAAGATGATGTGGATGTTAAAGATGAGGTGGATACAGTATGCGATGTCATTAATGAAATTTTTGAGAGCACTGAAAATGATTTAAAGGATGATATTAAACTTG AAGTGAGCTGCAATGAATATGGCAATGGCAATGACAGTGGATGGGATGCAGATGACGACAACATGCTTCTGGGAGATTTACAACTGAAGAAAAAGGATAAAG attTTACCATAGAAGAAGAGAAACCCAAAAAGAGAAGAGGACGGAAAAAAAGGG TGGATTTGGAGCCCCAGCTGCCAGAGAGCAAGTTGCCGCACCAGTGCGACATCTGCGGCAAGTTCCTCAGCACCAAGAGCAACCTGAAGGCGCACAAGATCTGCCACACGGACCTCCGGCCTTACAAGTGCGGGGACTGCGCCGCCACATTCAG AGGTTACAGCGCGCTGTTCCAGCACAAGAAAGTGCACACAAGAGAGACTCCGTACCACTGCGAGTACTGCCCGAAGCAGTTCAGTAGACGCACTGGTCTTGTTAACCACATCCGGATGCACACAG gCGAGAAACTGTATAGCTGCGATGTATGCTTCAAAAACTTCGTGCAGAGCGCGCAGCTCTCCATCCACATGAAGAGGCATAAGGGGGACAAAACTTACCTCTGCCAGGATTGTGGGAAAG gATTCCCTATAAAGGCGGACTTGAAAGTCCACCAAAGGATCCACAACGGGGAGAAGCCCTACTCTTGCCATCTCTGCACCAAGACGTTTGCGACCTCTGGCAACCTCTCCATACACGTCAGAATACACAATAAGGAAGTTAG GTACCGCTGTAAAGAATGCAACCGCGGCTTCGTGACGTGCAGCGCCTACAACGTGCACCTCAAGCGGCACAAGGGGCAGAGGGACTACCACTGCGAGTGCGGCAAAACTTTCTACACGTCCTCCGCTCTGAAACAACACAAG GTAGTACACACCGGTGAAAAGAAGTACCAATGCAAGATATGCGACCGCAAGTTCTCACAGACGAGCCACCTCAGCCGCCACTTCAAGCGGGACCACGCCAAGCCGAACATGCCTTTACCGTCTTCAGACCATTATAAGCTAGTTATAAGCAATGACGATAAGTCGTTTATGTTTAACGTGTCGGTCAACGCGAGTCAGGGGGTGAAGTGTGAGGGGTCGTAA